The DNA window ATGACACACAGGGAGCAAGCTTTGATCCAGAAGCTAAGGGTTGAACTTTCTCAAGTGATTTAAGGTTTGGCAGAGCGATGGTTTTATGACTTCTCAGCAACGATCTATACCATTTACCTGATCTAGAGCCACTTGTTTTTCTCCTACAGTTTTCGGTAGAATTGTCACAATATCTGGCTAGCAGCTTTTATCGACTCCCGATCACCTGCTAATCCATGATTTATTGTTAATCTTTCTGCTTCTCTATACTTCTTGTCCATAAACTAATGTTTTGAAGacccaagagaaaaaaaaggttagcgcgatgtaattttcatttttccatTGCGGAGCCAGGGAAAAAATCGGACGAGGTGCACAAGGTTTAGCCTCGGCGCGTACAAGGTCACTGTCAATTCACAACAAAGCAAGACCTTAATGTGATGACGAAGACTAAATAATCTAGCCACTGGCTTTATCCATCAATCAATAATTAATCAACACAGGCAATTGGGTTTGATTCAGATGTTCTCAGGAAGTTCTTCTTTATATGAACGATGGCTGTTCAAATGCCAATTCAATACAGCTAGGTTGTCTATAGAATATGATGTGATGGAGTGCTTCAAcgttatttgttttaaatttactattaaaaaataattaaaaaccataCCATGTCTTAATCCTTTACCtacaaaacaattaaagaaaaaaaacaagcagaAGTTTTCgaaagaataaataaacaaagtaTTCATATAACTACAACGCATAGTTTGAACCATGGAGGGTTGGGAAGAAACATGTTTGATGACGGGTGACTCGATTGGAAGCAAATTATAAATAGGTTAAAACTTTGTAAAAATGTTgagccaaaaaaacaaatactagaaaatgcTAGCTTTCAAGATCCTACATAGACACCTGATTTTTGCGACATTTATATACTTACTTTTAGTTCAGAAAACTAAAATCTTTCTGCAAGATTAGTAGATTAACTCCTTAGATTACATTGGGAAGGTGAAGTGTCTTTTTGTTACTGCCAAAAGAAAAATCTACCATATCAAATAAAGTATGAAAACTTTTGAgaatttcaagattaataatttgaaaaaattacgaCTATAGGAAGCCTGGaagaaataactttttttattcaccaatgggagtgtttttttctttattagaaaaaaaaaataaaagaatttggattttttcatTGTATCACTCTCCACTTTAGTAttgtcatttaaaaataatgctaTGGATTGGTTAGAAAAAAGGCAGccctatatatatttaaaaaaatggtcccgatccactttttttttcttagattattAACTTGGGGTTTTGAGAAGTTCCTTCATTGACCATTTAGTACGGACTGGATATTTTAcctcaaaactttattttgttccCATCTTTgtttcatgattaaaaaaagagaaaagattcattggaaaaaaaataataacgaaTGAGAAGTTATTGTTAAccatgattttgatctgaaaatagttatttttgcGTTTGCGAATGGGTTCCTTTGGAATAAGATTAAGTtcattgaagtattttttttgacTTTATTCATtcccaaaaaataaatcaaggaatcacagaagttttttttataattgagtgATTTTTGCATTTGACTTGGGTTCTTCCAAATGGCAGTTTTTAAaagcttttatatattttaattgtttcaagtgaaaaaaatatagaaatgggTTCTTAGGGTTCCAAAAAATATGACCTCGATTTTCCAACCACTATAGTTGGTGGTTTTGAAACTAGGTTTTAATGAttgtcattgatttttttttttttataaaaaaaagaaatacaacataAGAGTTGGGCTTGGCTTTTAGCGTCTTACTAGGAAGTATGagcctcttttgttttttgtttttattttattttaaattgaaacccttcttctttttatgtattttagtttgtgttttttttttaaatttgattaagaccctctctctttattattttcttttttttaagttcaaagACAAGTTTTAAGAATTTGGTATGAGTTTATGATTTTAGGTTATAGGCTGCGGTGGTTAACCCATTAACCCAGTTATctagctaaaatatttttcgtccaagtattatttttttttcttataaagcaAAATGTTTGGTcgatgttgttttaatttgttctctgacccaaaaaattcaataattcaatgttaaattgGTGATTCTTAAATGAAATAGTAATAAATGAGGGAAATTATTGTGATTTGTGATGAACATCCcccaataaattaacttaaattttagatggtataataataaattggtaCGTGAAATATTCAACCTAATAGCGAATTCGGTGTAAATCTTCGATCgggtaaaattaattatttaagaaaaatcttttaaaattgggTTGGTGGGTTTTTAGTGGTTTGGTGGGTGGTCTACTAGTAAATTCTAAATAACAATAATGTATGATTTTACATGCAAATAAATATTGGTTGTAGTATAAGCTCCATGTACAATCATGGTATCGATATTTAGATATTTGGATATAGACTATGATACAAATATAGTCTGTTGTttggattaaaaattaataagattgATAGTATCATAGTATGATGTTTGCGAATATAtactataaatacaaatataaccTATCATTTGCATTAGAGGAATAAGGTGATTGATGAGTATGTCATAGTTGAATGCTGGATATAGCTCAAAATAGTTCATGAAAATATCCCTATGATAgggaattaatataaataaattagcttTTACAAAAATTAGAAAGACAATATATTTACAATTCATGCTTTGCTAGCAGCTGAGAAAACAGTTAAATGTGTGGAAATCAATGAAAATGCAATAGTGAAATTATATAAGGAAAATTGATTAGATCACAACGAGAGGATATGATgagttgaaaaaattaaataaaccattattagtaaaattttaatattgattattttaaataaggtCGTAACAATTGATTTAACTTGTGATATCGAATTGTCCATCTCCATACTTAAGGAGAATTTTCATGTGATATTTTAATACGTTATTAAATagggcattaaaaaaaaatagaagatggaaaaattatttgaatgtaTTATAAATAGGCATaaggaatatattaaaatataacacAATTGAATATGCCATAATTGGGCATAAGAAAAAATACTAAGATGGAAACAATAGTCGAAATTATGCCATAAATGGGCATTGAGAAATATtcgagtttgaaaaaataaatagaacttTGCATAAATCGATACTAGAAATTTTTAAGTTGCAaagaaatatttgaattaatgtACCGTAAATgggatctaaaaaaaatatccgagatgaaaaatatatttcaataagtTAGAAAGTCATAAAGTATATaagttagtatatatatatataaagtgaagttgaaaaatatattaaatgagttcatgaaatataatgataaataaggagtaattaagaaaaataataatatttcttaatttccaACTTGatatttagttataaaaaaaaatagcattcaataatttgatatttattggaATATAAAagccaaaattttattaaacaagtactttaaatttttaatcctctatcataatttttacttcttctaaaaaaaacactttgaacaaTGATTTAcagatttttttacataaaaaaaaaatatatattaacaatatctaaatggtgtgggggaatCACTGTTCCCCCACACCTAAATCACttggattacaacagtaatcccACAggtgctttcctttttttttttttttttgttttgcatttttgttcatttcttttttcaactttccctcttcttcttttttttcattttttttctctttttttttttttgaaatcgcctttcctttttttttttcacaactttgctttttctttttttccatgtaattttcttttaaaatgtttttcctgtttaattttttgggatttttttttaaaaactttttttaaatattgaacttgCGGTTAAAATTctgctttataatttattttcctttaaaatattgttggaCTTGTTACGgagtgtttttttcaattagtttttctattttatttttttatttttcaaattatatttgttaaatttttttatattgagcttgattatatttattttgtatttttttcttttaaacattgttgattgctacagtggtttctctgatggttttttttgtttttgtttttatttctccaaaattatctttttttattttatttttttaattaggagctgattaaaaattacagttacaatatatGAGGAAAGTACTATAACTTTTCCTTGCcaaattactgtggattgctaaaatgttttttcttatgtggttttttctgttttcttatgtttttttttctaaaattgtctttgtcaattttattctttaaatattaagctgtttAATAATtgcaaattacaaataaatacaagtttttcctcacaaaaacactatggattgatacaattttttccttacatggtttttttccagtttctttttgtgttttgctttttgtttataatatttttttttaaattatcttcgtcgattttttttttttaatatcgagttgaggttagaatttaactttgtaataaagcttaatcatgtgggggaaaacactgtagatttcctcacaaaacattgttgaaaattactattaaaagtcatttataaataatgttaaatcatgtggggaagcactgtagctttcattacaaaatatcgtgaattgctacagtgtttccaacatgattttttttcctttttttgtgttttctttaatatttttttttctaaaattatctttgttgattaatatttttttaatattgagccgattaagaatttagcttttataatttttttttaaaacactgtgaaattattgcagtgtttttccatatgatttttttattattttttccaaaattatctttgtttattttttaaaaaatattaagttggttaagaattataattaatataataaagttaaatcatatagggaaagcgttatagtttttcttacaaaacaatAAGGATTGCTACATAtttatctaaatggttttttattttatttattggggATAAAGCACTGTAGTTTTcctcataaaatatttatcaattgctacaatgttttttcttataggtttttttccttccaaattatctttgttggtttttttaatattaagttggtagaaaatttagcttgtaattttatttctttttattaacagaaagctaaatcatgtggcgaaagcaatgtatctttcctcccaaaacattatggattgctacaaatcatttttgttcagtctctaagttttgatcaccaacacaatttttttttcccgtcatgaaatattagctccatcatatctttagtttctattacttatctagcgttggttcacaattataacactattaaatatatttattttatagcccGCCGGCAGCGCCATGTGGGCATGTATCtcgtgttatatatatatatatgatccgACAAAGCGTGAGACAGCCGACCTATCTTTGCCACTACTTGACTATTTGTTTAGGGCTTCAAGCCTCAAGGTTTTGATGTATATTATTGTTTTGGAGGAGCACGCACATTCTACAAATGTCTTCTCCCTTTACACAATTAAATTGAGGTGCACTTAAAAATCGCGGATATTCATCACCCATGGCTAGCTCTCCAAACTCTTCAGCAGACCTCCAAATTGCTAACGAAGCACCATCCCCTTGGATTATACTCACATAGTTCTTATCAAATTCTTCGAGCTCTTTTCTTATTCGGCTGACCAAGCCCTGCAGTTCTAACTGATCATCACCATCCTCCATGGATGCTCCGTTAATATTCCAAGCAGTTACCGGCATAGTTTTCCGGTAATGGTGGGCGCAAACCTTTTGAGCATTTTCAAGCTGAGAGACAGCGTAGACTTTCTTGAAACCCCAAGTTTGACTTTGATGCAGTCATTGCACATTTCGAAATAATTGCTGATGCAGATTCCACCCCCGTTGTCTCTGGCACGCTTGTTCCGGCGGCTTTAGCCTTGAGAGCAGTGATCTTCGAAGCATCAAACAAGAACCTTTTTGTGAGATATATTCTCGTTGCATCAGTTGCACTGGAAGAACTGTGACTGGCATATCCATTTGTGGGAAAAAGCACCCATGAATAACGTTGATGCCACTTCTCTTGAGCTGAGAGCAATGGCGGCCCAGCACTCGATGAATGTTGCTAACGTTGATGCATCTGCAATCTTGTGTGGAAGGCACGCCACAATTGCCAAGCCAATAAACTGGCTTGGACAACTAATTGACTACCTATGGCTGCTTCCTTGGATTCTATAGCTGCAGGCAGGAATTGTTTTAACATTTCTGTATCAGGGTTTTTGAGAATGTCAGAGAGGATACATTTGACTCGACCATCAATAAATTCAGCCCCATGGTCATCACTCATCACATTCGATGGAAAGAATCGTCTTTTGAGGCATGATTTGTCTGCGAGTGGGTAAAAAAGAATGACAGAGAGGTCTTCAGTAGCAGCGACCTTTCAGTGGCTTTGGCAAAGGTGATCACCAGGAATTCATGGCTAAAAGAAAAGCAATAGAGGATGGTTTGATAGTTTCTCACTGCATGATCTCACCTCTCATTGCAAGAGACATCGTGTTCCTGCTGTTTTTGAGACAAACACTGCCTTGCAAggataattaaatatagtttttcaaGAATTAATGGGCTAGGAACAAATATATAGTTGAACATAATTGCTAGCCCTAGGTGCATAAAAACGAACCCAGGAATCTCTCTACGAAGATCAATCGGAGATGGATTCGTTTTCCGAAACATGGCTTCTGCTGAAAGACAGTGAACAAGGTACATGGttaaaaggatcaaaattacGACACCATTACCATAAATAAAAGAGGAAATCAACGACATGAAAATTACATGGGAGATGCTGAGATGTCTTGAGTGAGGAgacaaacaaaatccaaaacgaTCCATCAGAGAAAATCTCTTTGCAATTAACCCCATTCAAATCTATcgttattaataaaaaagcaaaattcaCACCCACAAAAAAGTTTCACTTTTAcacaataaaacatatatatgatACATGCAAATAAGAAATGAGATCAAAGTGTTGGTAAAACACGACCAAAACTAAAATCAAGACAGTTCCTTAAATCACCTGTGTGATCTGTAGCTTCTTCATGTGACGCTCTAAATATCAAATacgaataaaaattaacaaaatttactAGTTTTTCCCTCTCCATTATAAATGTGAGTTCAGCTATTAGCTCTTGGCCTTACCCAGTATATAGTCCCCCCAGCAAACAGCAGAGTTGTCAGCTACATTGCTACACAATGATATCATACCCTGAACATCTTGACGTTGGGAACCAGAAAAGAGAAATCGGGCATGGATCCATGAGAATATCAAACTCATAACACATAATGACCATCTTGCCACTCCGAGACCAGtcaatgaaattgaataattttatacaaCATATGGATAACACTATCTCTAGCCGGAAGATGTTAAGGTGGGTATAGCTCAGGGAACAAGGACTGCTTCACTACTCGCGGCTTTTGTTGCCGCAATCTCTTCTAAGCGTTTCCAGGTcgcttcttgttttgttttgatctcCTCTGCCTTCGCTTCATTTTCTTGAAACTGGCGTAAGCACTCCTCGAACAGCTCAGGGTCAATATCAGCAAAGATCTTGCGAACATTAACTGTTAAGCTCTGCACCACCTGATTCCAGTGGTTACGTCCATTTTTTTCCAGGGCAGGAAAGATAATGGGGAGTATAACTTTGCGGTTCTGTCTAATTAAGTTCTCAATATGATCATTGTTCCACAAGTACAAAGCCCTTTCTGCCACCTGTAAGAGCAAGAATCAGTAAACTTACCTTTGAATTAGGAAACAAGTGCCATGAAAGATACGCACATTATAAAGAGTCAACCTGAATctcaatatttgaaaaaaaaatgataacagtAGATAACCAAGACTACAATAAGAGCAGAAAACATTTACAGTAAGCCCCTCAGCCAAGACTTTTATGTATTCcaaaaaataggaaaataatTCAGAAATGAACACCTTAGTTGAAtccaaattgatttaattaattaaagttcaAAGCTTTGGAAGTCATGGCTATAGCATTGATCAGACTGCAATTTATTAAGcctaatttaaaaagaaactagACATACTATTTGCATTTGGTGATTATGAAGAGATAATATATGAAGATGGCCTAATCACTAGCAGAACCAGCACTACAGCCTCTTGCCTTAAAGTTGTCCCTGCCAATGATAAAGCAATTCCCGAACTCGAAACAGGGGATCAAAACAGTTCTGTAGAAACTAGTTTATAATATAATGTGACTGATCTCCACATGCATCATTAATCTTTTAACATCCAGACCAATGAATAAACAACAAGCACCACAAGCACAATCTGAAATAGTCACCTTCACCACTAGCACATTACCCTAGTCGCCACTTGCCACTCAATCAACCTAACACCACAAACTATTACCCCCGGCACCAAAATTGCATACACACCTACAATGCCACCAAATTAATAACTCACGCCATCTGGCACCATCACTGGCATCACTCATAATACCATCATTGGCACACATAACATCATCTTTGTCAAGCCTAACTTCAAGGCTGCAACTGATGTGGAACCTATAAATCATATATGGCCTAGTGTTGAAATAAGCACATTTAGTGTGTCTGGACTGCTTGAAGACGTATGCCATGGAGAATGTAAGGCACAAAGCAAAATCCAGACAAGGACAAGGAGAGATCAGAGAATGGTCCCACATCAAGTGCTTCCAAAATTGGCATGACACCGGCACCCTAGGTTAACACCTGCCAATTCCTATTCCTTAAATATAGAGATCCTGAAATCTTCTATTTACTACACTTCTGTTGCAAGTGCTGcagcttcttttgttttttgatctACATGTATTCAAACAAATAGTACGTGATAACCAGTAATTGATTGATTCAATCCACTTTATACGGCATTtcattagcaataaaaaattggCTTTTCAACTATTCATATTTCATTTATCTGCAACATAAGTTGAAAACCCAAGTCTGACTCGAGACATAAGAGCAAAAACAACACTCCACGAGAACAAAAACAGCACCCTAGGATGACACCTGCCAATTGCTATTCCTTAAATATAGAGATCCTGAAATCTTCTATTTACTACACTTCGGTTGCAAGTGCTTcagcttcttttgttttttgatctACATGTATTCGAACAAATAGTACGCGATAACCATTAATTGATTGATTCAATCCACTTTATACGACATTCcattagcaataaaaaattagcttttCAACAATTCATCTTTCATTTAAGCGCAACATAAGTTGAAAACCTAAGTCTGAAACGTGACAAAAGAGCAAAATTGGCACTCCATATACAGTTCTTAGGAGCTGGGACCAAGCTGCCAGAGCATTCCAAAATATTGGCTACCCCTGAGTAGCACATGGGTCCATCAATCATCCATGGGATGAGAGACATGCTATGGAAGACTGCATAGGCTACAATCCCTTTAAATATCTGCTAAAGAACTGCCCTAAGAAGCAGCATGTCCCCATTaggaaattagaaaaacaatccTAACCCATAAGAACTGCCTGAACTAACATTGAAGTAGCAGTGTTCCCTCTCAACATAGGGTACTAATTTATAATATAGCTTGTGCACAGAGGAAAACTGACTCAACACAGAAGAAAAGGCTTATATTCACTCCTATGTTTTTGGTTCTCAACTACGGCATGTTTAATTATAGGTGGTTAAAAAGAGAATATAGCTCAACAGTCGAGAAGTATTGCAGTACACACCACATGAAGACACGCACAGAAAGGAAAATCTTGAGAACAGCTGAATATGTTTCTTCAAGTCTTAGATGTTAACAACATTCATAGTCTCATTCTTGATAGGCTATATTTGTTTACTTGGCAATACCAGTTTCGCAACCAACCATTGTATCagcttaaattttatttaagttttgagTACAGCACCAAGTAACACAGCTTCTGCATGATTTGCAGTCACCACAGACAGTTTCCTAAGAACTATACGCTTCTAGAGAGGCCATCACCCCATATTGAATGCATGTGATTCCTTATTGGTGGCTATTATTGGcaactagatttttttattataattacttGTCTTGAATGTTTTCAGAACCAGCACCATCATCAAACAAAGGAAGGAGAggacaagaaacaaaagttgaACCAAGGTTAAACTAGGAttgaaaaactatatatatttattaaaatttgtcaGAGAATAAGGTAAGTTTTCGGGAACAAATCCAGAAAAAAGAAGTGTGAAACTTGGATTCAGTTCAAATGTTATTATAAGCCAAAGACCAACCTGCAAGTGACCAACAGTGTAAATGAAAGAGTATCCATCTTACTATCAAATATAGTCTAGTCAAGGAATTAATTCCTTTATTTTCCTATTATACCAGTTAAACTTCTAAATACAACTACTTCTCAAAAAGAACAGAGCAGTTTTTGAaaatgtgcaaaaaaaaaatgcactggCATTGTGTTGTATTTATTGAGATTTCTAAAACTGTATGAAAAGTTAAACAAGACATTCTTCGTGGCACAAAGGGAATAAGTATTACTTACCATCATACTTGTCAAGCCCAGGCCATTTACCGATTCATGTCAGCCAGTTTTTCACCCAATTCGCAAAATGGTTATTAAATTCAACTAGAACTGTAACCCAATGACAAATTCCCGGTTACAGCAGCTCCAATTGTGGAAAGCATGCTTTTATAATTCCAGTTTCTATATTTGACAGGTAAATACAATTATAGCCCAtgtgttttcataattttctatTTGCATACCACTAGTTCAACTTTTGTTGATCAATAACATGAAAATTCTTTACAAAACTCGCAATGAGAAGCCAAATCATCAACCAGTTAAGAAGTCAACCTATTAACTAATAGCATAAGCATTTGCCCAGTAACACACATCGCACCAAAGACATCAAATGGTACGGAATCTGGTCACTACATCAGTGGCTAACATGAAATAGTTGCCAAGTCAACTCttttaaaaccttaaaaaattaaataatttattgaagatAAAATGGAAATAGTTACAAAAAAAACTGAGGCCAAGTACAAAATTCTTAAGCCTACCACCAAAGCAAAAGAAATAAATCTGGCTCAAAGTTCTGAAAATTGCACAATTGTATCATAACAAAATTACGCTGCATAAAAAAGCAAGATGAAGAGAACTTTGATATTTGAAGACTGGACGACAGCAGTAAAAACAGACCAGAAGCTAACCGATGCAATAGGCAGATACCCTAGAAATTCTCAACAACTCAACCATGCTTcatcatggcttgaataaaacattaaattcttgTCAAATCAAAGATGAGAACGAGATAACTTTAATTGTTCTTCATGGAGAGGTAACTTTAATGATCCTTTATCTagcatagagagagagagagagagagagagagagagagagcgaacaTATTTACAGTATATTACCTGGAAGTGTGAACTGCTCAAGCAACGAGCTATTTGACGAAACAGGGGTACCATACATCTTTGGAATTCTGCTGGTTGAGTTGCTTCTAAGACTTCCTCCAACTCACTTAGGAACATGACCTCCTTGGAACTATTAGTAATTGGCCAGTACTTTGATAAACCTCTTATAACAGTGTCAGCAAGCTTGCAGTCTTTCTCCACAAACTGTGTAATGCAGTATGATAATTGCTGATGGTACATAGGTAAACACTTTGGCTTGTGAAGGGGGATCAGTGCCCGAACAAGGAACAATTTGTGTTCTTCTTTTAGAGGTAAAGCAAACCCATTGATTATGCTACCCAACACCTCTAAAAGCTCAGCAATCCCATTATGCTTCTCcgtttcaaaaataaaacgGAAGAAGATATTATTGATAGCCTTCCTGATGAATGGGCGATGCACCATAAACTTTCCATAGATGCGATGTAGAATTGTCTTCAGATACTCTCTCTCCCTTGGATCCTCAGAATCAAAGAGATCTAACAACTTGAGAACAAAAGAGTGATCGACATACCTCTTAGCCAACTTTGCATCTGTCTCAGGTGATGCAACAAATCTAAGAAAGAATTCATACACAATTTGCAAGTGAGGCCATGCTGGGTCCATCATGGGCTCCTCCTCTTCCAAATCAAAGGCCTCTAATACCTTATTCTCCCGGGTCTGTGGAGTACGCGGCCTAAATAAATTAACAGATACCACCTTTATAACTTCTTGCATGACAGTTTCCGTGAACTTCCCGTTTGCAGAAGTAACATAATCCACGAGCTCAAGCAACGTCTGGCGCTtgatatccttttctttcaaatttttagtGGGGTCAGAAAAGTCAAACACCACACAGCACAAGTTGAGCTTTCTAATAAACAAGTTTTGCTTCTCAGAATTCGGGACATCCCTAAATGTAGGCAATGCTTCATACGGTGGAGGCACTGAACTGCCATTCAGCTTTGGATTCCCAGCCTGGGTAGGCTTCATTCCATGACTAAAACCTAAATGAGGAGCAGAATCAAGACCAGGAGGAGACGAGTTGTTTAAAGTTCCAAGCCTGTTGCTCTGGAAATCACTGGTGCTTTTAGAAGCTGAGGAAGTATTTGAAGGGGCAATAGATGGACCCCCAAATTCACGATTCTCGGATGACTTGGAAGGCTTCTTGGGAAGcctaccaagtatttgtttgatcataactttaaaaaaaaaaaaattctacgcGCACAAGGATCAAAGTTGCTGTTAAACCCACGCGCATACAGATTGTCCCCTAAAGCAGATTTCAGTCCATTAAAGGACAACACAAACCCAACTTCAGAATCAGAGAAGAGTAACCAGATGCATAGAATCCATATCAAAGGAAACCACAGAAGAAAACAAACCCAGGATTGCTAtcagaaatcaaacaaaacccAGAAGCATTTTTTATTGCAGAAATCACCATCGACTTGGCTGTCCTTTATGGCTttttgaaaagctaaaaaattccAAAGATGGGAATCGAGAGAGACCCTTTaacttgaaattcaaaaaattaaagaaagcagATGCAGAAACTGAAGCAATAGAAAATCATGCATACACACACCAGTAGTATCTCCTTCGTTGAGTTCTTGTAGACCAAAAACCAGCTGATTCAGACAGTGATACGATCTCATCTGGGCTTGAtcacaaacaacaacaaaaaaaaagtagcttttttatcatattagaCAGAATcgaaatcaataaattatggGGATGGGAAATACGAAAgttaaaacagaaaaacaaagaggagaagaagaaacaagaatGTTTAATATTACTTACAGAAGAAGCAGAGACttcaaaaagaagaagcagagcaacgaaaagcttttatttttatttttctttttctttttcctcgaTTA is part of the Populus alba chromosome 10, ASM523922v2, whole genome shotgun sequence genome and encodes:
- the LOC118048833 gene encoding serine/threonine protein phosphatase 2A 59 kDa regulatory subunit B' eta isoform isoform X2, producing MRSYHCLNQLVFGLQELNEGDTTGFSHGMKPTQAGNPKLNGSSVPPPYEALPTFRDVPNSEKQNLFIRKLNLCCVVFDFSDPTKNLKEKDIKRQTLLELVDYVTSANGKFTETVMQEVIKVVSVNLFRPRTPQTRENKVLEAFDLEEEEPMMDPAWPHLQIVYEFFLRFVASPETDAKLAKRYVDHSFVLKLLDLFDSEDPREREYLKTILHRIYGKFMVHRPFIRKAINNIFFRFIFETEKHNGIAELLEVLGSIINGFALPLKEEHKLFLVRALIPLHKPKCLPMYHQQLSYCITQFVEKDCKLADTVIRGLSKYWPITNSSKEVMFLSELEEVLEATQPAEFQRCMVPLFRQIARCLSSSHFQVAERALYLWNNDHIENLIRQNRKVILPIIFPALEKNGRNHWNQVVQSLTVNVRKIFADIDPELFEECLRQFQENEAKAEEIKTKQEATWKRLEEIAATKAASSEAVLVP
- the LOC118048833 gene encoding serine/threonine protein phosphatase 2A 57 kDa regulatory subunit B' theta isoform isoform X1 — protein: MIKQILGRLPKKPSKSSENREFGGPSIAPSNTSSASKSTSDFQSNRLGTLNNSSPPGLDSAPHLGFSHGMKPTQAGNPKLNGSSVPPPYEALPTFRDVPNSEKQNLFIRKLNLCCVVFDFSDPTKNLKEKDIKRQTLLELVDYVTSANGKFTETVMQEVIKVVSVNLFRPRTPQTRENKVLEAFDLEEEEPMMDPAWPHLQIVYEFFLRFVASPETDAKLAKRYVDHSFVLKLLDLFDSEDPREREYLKTILHRIYGKFMVHRPFIRKAINNIFFRFIFETEKHNGIAELLEVLGSIINGFALPLKEEHKLFLVRALIPLHKPKCLPMYHQQLSYCITQFVEKDCKLADTVIRGLSKYWPITNSSKEVMFLSELEEVLEATQPAEFQRCMVPLFRQIARCLSSSHFQVAERALYLWNNDHIENLIRQNRKVILPIIFPALEKNGRNHWNQVVQSLTVNVRKIFADIDPELFEECLRQFQENEAKAEEIKTKQEATWKRLEEIAATKAASSEAVLVP